GAGCAATGGCTAGTTTTTGTTTCATCCCAAGAGAGTATGCTTTAACAGGGCGTTTATCTTCGGGGTCTAAACCTACTTTTGCTATCGCAGCTTTTATATTCTGGTCAGTAATTTGATTGCGAATCGCTGCTAAAAATTTTAAGTTGGAGAATCCTGAGTAGTGCTCTAAAAAACCAGGTTTTTCAAGGATAACACTTGCACTTTTAGGAAACGAAATATCATGATGTAACACATCTCCGAATAATTTTACTGTTCCAGCACTGGGCTTCACTAAGCCGCAAATTACCCGAAACAACATTGATTTCCCTGAACCGTTGTGCCCCACAAAACCATAAATGTTGCCCCGCTCTAGCTGAAAACTAATATTTTGTAGCACCATGCGTTTTTTGATCACCTTGGAAACGTTTGATACTTCAATCGACATCTAGCAACCCTCCCTAATAATAATCATTTTTTAAGCCGATTCGAACAATAAATAAACACATAAGACAAATAAATAGCCCTTCAATCACTAGAATGACAGCGAACATGTTTGCGTCGAAATTTCCCATTAGCCCATAATAGAACGGAATATAAGGAGCTGATCGTTTAATACCTGCAAAAAATAGGACGATCAGTAAAACCGTCGCTATTTTTGCTGAAAATAATAATTCGATTATTTTC
This genomic interval from Lysinibacillus sphaericus contains the following:
- a CDS encoding ABC transporter ATP-binding protein → MSIEVSNVSKVIKKRMVLQNISFQLERGNIYGFVGHNGSGKSMLFRVICGLVKPSAGTVKLFGDVLHHDISFPKSASVILEKPGFLEHYSGFSNLKFLAAIRNQITDQNIKAAIAKVGLDPEDKRPVKAYSLGMKQKLAIAQSIMETPELILLDEPMNGLDEDSVQNVYDIINAEKQRGATILLTSHNKNDIESLCDQVYRLREGVLTETY